A region of Lycium barbarum isolate Lr01 chromosome 1, ASM1917538v2, whole genome shotgun sequence DNA encodes the following proteins:
- the LOC132626940 gene encoding homeobox-leucine zipper protein PROTODERMAL FACTOR 2-like, which produces MEKKNILFNVEVKTGSPNYKMFPEDKPGLEHYGYSESMQVLERDNMPRASDLLLSVSVCAEVYKTKIVDLALAASEELRQMAQEQEPLWLFDTNKQTEVLNEAEYKRRFVHLDPTLEEIIQFLANGGPIDVPNFNGNVEIEMENSTTPSEIEASRAIGIVLVDPINLVHMLMDVVSYRYLCCSDSSEILSKDQWSCVFSNIVSKATNIGLLLTGGDGNLNGALQVMTAQFHLPSPLIRPREVYFARHSRQLDFNTWLVADVSLESVFPSPLVRCQRRPSGCLIQGLQNGLSLVTWVENNVVCNGLVPEMFRQTLKSGIAFSAKRWMMTMERHYDRRAILHKQHGQPLQQPLQDINIGEGQKNLMKLAERMIRSYNDIFISCSENQWMPLSIHGGEDIFVKTSMNLDDPGTPRGVAVTISTSVWVPIPQNDVFQFLRAGANRCKWDLLSYGCMTRDALHISSARDPANSVSLIMLEPPNGRPDKSEIFYLQETFTDSTGMYIIYAPVDASAVQYILEGKDSDGVAMLASGFSVLPCNSEGSVLTVAFQLMDEELLTPQYLPPHSVFTANRLVSETVSLIKASLLLNSAC; this is translated from the exons ATGGAGAAAAAGAACATATTGTTTAATGTTGAGGTGAAAACGG GTTCTCCAAATTACAAGATGTTTCCTGAAGACAAACCAGGGTTGGAGCACTATGGATATTCAGAG TCCATGCAAGTCTTGGAAAGGGACAATATGCCTAGAGCAAGTGATCTCCTTTTATCAGTTTCAGTATGTGCTGAAGTATACAAAACCAAAATTGTTGATCTTGCCTTAGCAGCAAGTGAAGAACTAAGGCAAATGGCTCAAGAACAAGAACCATTATGGCTATTTGACACTAATAAGCAAACAGAGGTACTCAATGAAGCAGAGTATAAGCGACGATTCGTTCATCTTGATCCGACTTTAGAGGAAATAATCCAATTCCTTGCAAATGGAGGGCCTATTGACGTGCCAAACTTTAATGGAAACGTCGAAATTGAGATGGAAAATTCAACGACGCCCTCTGAAATCGAAGCATCAAGAGCTATTGGGATTGTCCTTGTGGATCCAATCAACCTTGTGCATATGTTGATGGATGTCGTAAGTTACAGATACttgtgttgctcggactcttcagaAATACTGTCTAAG GACCAGTGGTCATGTGTGTTCTCCAACATTGTTTCAAAAGCAACAAATATTGGACTTCTATTGACAGGAGGAGATGGAAATCTTAATGGAGCTTTACAAGTG ATGACAGCACAATTTCATCTTCCTTCTCCACTTATTAGGCCCCGGGAGGTCTATTTCGCGAGGCACTCTCGACAACTAGATTTCAATACTTGGCTAGTAGCTGATGTCTCCTTAGAGAGTGTTTTTCCTAGTCCATTAGTCCGGTGTCAAAGAAGACCATCCGGATGCCTAATCCAAGGGCTTCAAAATGGATTATCATTG GTTACTTGGGTGGAGAATAATGTAGTCTGCAACGGTTTGGTTCCCGAAATGTTCAGGCAGACGCTTAAATCAGGGATTGCATTCAGCGCAAAGCGTTGGATGATGACCATGGAGAGACATTATGACAGACGTGCAATTTTGCATAAACAACATGGTCAACCATTGCAACAACCTTTGCAAGACATCA aCATAGGGGAAGGACAGAAGAATTTAATGAAGCTGGCTGAACGAATGATCAGAAGTTACAATGATATTTTTATCTCGTGCAGTGAAAACCAATGGATGCCCTTAAGTATACATGGTGGTGAAGATATCTTTGTGAAAACAAGCATGAATTTAGATGATCCAGGAACCCCTCGTGGTGTTGCAGTAACGATTTCAACTTCCGTGTGGGTACCAATCCCACAAAACGACGTTTTTCAGTTCCTTCGAGCAGGAGCAAATCGCTGCAAG TGGGATTTACTCTCCTATGGGTGTATGACTCGAGATGCACTACATATTTCTTCAGCAAGAGACCCTGCAAACTCTGTTTCACTAATCATGTTGGAG CCTCCAAATGGAAGACCAGACAAGTCAGAAATTTTTTACCTGCAAGAAACCTTCACAGATTCAACAGGAATGTACATAATTTATGCACCAGTTGATGCCTCAGCTGTGCAGTATATTTTGGAAGGCAAAGACTCTGATGGTGTAGCCATGTTGGCTTCAGGATTTTCTGTCCTCCCTTGTAATTCTGAGGGAAGTGTTCTAACAGTGGCATTTCAGTTGATGGATGAAGAACTACTAACGCCGCAGTATCTTCCCCCACACTCGGTGTTTACAGCAAACAGACTCGTATCTGAAACAGTCTCCCTCATCAAGGCTTCATTGTTGCTCAACTCTGCATGCTGA
- the LOC132630606 gene encoding vascular-related unknown protein 4-like, protein MQMDNSSTCKGFSYSANSGESPEESSWTFYFQDFKSNNNNCSEQTSFCSDAASLAPYELITNRNNIGTLDINDNENNNKKFVGSKKRKMKGAAKVDDDLEDTASSPVNSPKVSYMDQFCNSQKGKSTASIIEGRGNNSGQQMMTSGLNISTKDNNDRTELQKKGLCLVPISMFRK, encoded by the exons atgcAAATGGATAATTCTTCTACATGTAAGGGTTTTTCTTATAGTGCAAACTCAGGTGAATCTCCAGAAGAAAGTAGTTGGACattttattttcaagatttcaagTCCAACAACAATAATTGTAGTGAACAAACTTCTTTTTGTTCTGATGCTGCTTCTTTAGCACCCTATGAACTCATCACCAATAGAAATAATATTGGTACTTTAGACATTAAtgataatgaaaataataataagaaatttGTTGGTTCCAAGAAGAGAAAGATGAAAGGAGCAGCAAAAGTTGATGATGATCTTGAAGATACAGCAAGTTCACCTGTCAATAGTCCCAAG gtTTCTTATATGGATCAGTTTTGCAATAGTCAGAAAGGGAAGAGCACTGCAAGTATTATAGAG GGAAGGGGAAATAATTCTGGCCAGCAAATGATGACTAGTGGATTGAATATTTCTACAAAGGACAATAATGACCGTACAGAACTGCAGAAAAAAGGATTATGCTTAGTACCTATATCTATGTTCAGAAAGTGA